One Brassica oleracea var. oleracea cultivar TO1000 chromosome C7, BOL, whole genome shotgun sequence genomic window carries:
- the LOC106304378 gene encoding uncharacterized protein LOC106304378, with product MTDLTLELNINSASDLEYVNHITKMNVYAVVTLLGDKKIQKVKTAVDRHGGSNPNWNHAVKFAVNERLAREGRLTLVVGLFSGRVLGDKDIGKVEIPLVYLLPSTNGNSNGHGMKFVTYQVRTPSERMKGSLTFSYRFNGVAAIFGPVHQQGPTSWAPPPSQNGYGPYPYMSQPPPQTGYGYEGPPQYRKNEERLAKADLLVSAVSLLR from the coding sequence ATGACGGATCTAACCTTAGAGCTTAATATCAACTCAGCAAGTGACCTTGAGTATGTCAACCACATCACAAAGATGAACGTTTACGCGGTCGTAACCCTTTTGGGCGACAAAAAGATACAGAAAGTGAAAACCGCGGTAGATCGCCACGGTGGATCTAACCCTAACTGGAATCACGCCGTCAAGTTTGCCGTCAATGAGAGATTAGCCAGAGAAGGCCGTTTAACACTCGTCGTGGGATTGTTCTCCGGTCGAGTCCTAGGCGATAAAGATATTGGTAAGGTCGAGATCCCGTTAGTTTACCTCCTGCCGTCAACTAACGGTAACAGTAATGGCCATGGGATGAAGTTTGTGACGTATCAGGTGAGAACTCCGTCTGAGAGGATGAAAGGTTCCTTGACTTTCTCGTACCGTTTCAATGGGGTAGCCGCTATTTTCGGTCCCGTTCACCAACAGGGACCAACGTCGTGGGCTCCTCCACCGAGTCAGAATGGTTATGGGCCGTATCCTTACATGTCACAGCCACCACCACAGACTGGATATGGATACGAAGGGCCGCCGCAGTATAGGAAGAATGAAGAGAGGTTGGCGAAAGCTGATCTTCTTGTTTCAGCAGTGTCATTACTTCGTTAG
- the LOC106303650 gene encoding 3-hydroxybenzoate 6-hydroxylase 1 encodes MEEIGIVIVGGGIAGLATSLALHRKGIKSVVLERAEKVRSEGAGIGTLTNGWRALDQLGVSDRLRLTSNLIHKARTMLIEDGKKKREFVLNIKDEARCIRRNDLVDALADALPDGTIRLNSQIVSIQEDEITSFPIVHLSNGNTIKAKVLIGCDGANSIVSDYLRLGPIKAFACRAVRGFTNYPNGHGFPHELLRMKTGNVLVGRLPLNDNQVFWFVVHMQDSQHNGKDQKSIANVTLKWVDKLSEDWKEMVKRCDVESLTLTHLRYRSPWEIMFGKFRRGTVTVAGDAMHVMGPFLGQGGSAALEDAVVLARCLARKLGPDHGDLLKDCSVKSIGEAIDEYVSERRMRLVGLSTQTYLTGRSLQTQSMVVRIMFIVLLVLLFGRDQIHHTKYDCGRL; translated from the exons ATGGAAGAAATCGGAATAGTTATTGTCGGCGGCGGAATCGCTGGTCTCGCCACTTCGCTTGCTCTTCATAG GAAAGGAATAAAGAGTGTTGTGTTGGAGAGAGCCGAGAAAGTGAGGTCGGAAGGAGCTGGAATTGGAACTCTTACTAATGGTTGGAGAGCTCTTGATCAGCTTGGCGTCTCTGATCGTCTTCGTCTCACGTCTAATCTTATTCACAA AGCACGGACCATGTTGATTGAGGATGGGAAGAAAAAACGAGAATTCGTTTTAAACATCAA AGACGAAGCTCGTTGTATTAGAAGGAACGATCTGGTTGATGCCTTAGCCGATGCTCTCCCTGATGGAACCATCCGGTTGAATTCCCAAATTGTTTCGATCCAAGAGGACGAAATTACGTCGTTTCCAATCGTTCACTTGTCCAATGGCAATACGATCAAAGCCAAG GTCTTGATTGGATGTGATGGTGCAAATTCCATCGTCAGTGACTATCTCCGGTTAGGCCCTATAAAGGCATTTGCTTGTCGTGCGGTGAGAGGGTTCACTAATTACCCAAACGGCCATGGATTTCCACATGAGCTTTTAAGGATGAAAACAGGAAACGTTTTAGTGGGAAGACTCCCTTTGAACGATAACCAAGTCTTTTGGTTTGTAGTGCATATGCAAGACAGTCAACACAACGGTAAGGATCAAAAATCGATCGCAAATGTGACTCTAAAATGGGTCGATAAGTTATCCGAAGACTGGAAAGAAATGGTGAAAAGATGCGATGTGGAGTCATTAACGTTGACACACTTAAGGTACCGTTCCCCGTGGGAAATCATGTTCGGGAAATTTCGACGTGGGACCGTGACTGTAGCTGGCGATGCAATGCACGTTATGGGTCCATTCCTCGGACAAGGAGGCTCGGCTGCGCTAGAGGATGCGGTTGTTCTGGCTAGATGTCTAGCTAGGAAATTGGGTCCGGACCATGGAGACTTGTTAAAGGATTGTTCGGTGAAAAGCATTGGAGAAGCTATTGATGAATATGTGAGTGAACGTAGGATGAGACTAGTCGGGCTTTCGACGCAGACGTATTTGACGGGACGGTCACTACAAACGCAGTCAATGGTCGTCAGGATCATGTTTATTGTGCTGTTGGTGCTGTTGTTTGGGCGTGATCAGATTCATCATACTAAATACGATTGCGGCCGACTCTAA
- the LOC106306697 gene encoding uncharacterized protein LOC106306697 isoform X1, translated as MDLVLCRGRASFHGSTVVYALIMTKETQDFRLLIQDSSDNSNAMDILTNSSLTRVLVLYVENCIVVSKSLGTFSSHFQNLQIGQTESGNVKALIGCSNCKFQGKSVGAIVLVVRPCDRLCFTRTEEGRKERIRGNQVQSVTCLQLLHDWLLYEEGKE; from the exons ATGGATCTAGTCTTGTGCAGAGGACGAGCCAGCTTCCATGGCAGCACTGTTGTTTATGCTCTGATTATGACCAAGGAGACACAAGACTTCCGACTGCTTATCCAAGATTCTTCTGACAATAGCAACGCGATGGACATCCTTACCAACTCGAGCCTCACAAGAGTCCTCGTACTCTATGTAGAAAACTGCATCGTAGTCTCCAAGTCCCTGGGTACTTTCAGTAGCCACTTTCAGAATCTTCAAATTGGCCAGACTGAGTCTGGCAACGTCAAAGCTCTTATTGGTTGTAGCAACTGCAAGTTTCAA GGAAAATCGGTTGGTGCCATCGTGTTAGTCGTGAGGCCGTGCGACCGCCTTTGCTTTACACGTACGGAAGAAGGAAGAAAGGAAAGGATCAGAGGGAATCAAGTGCAGAGCGTGACGTGTCTACAGCTGTTACATGATTGGCTACTTTATGAGGAAGGAAAGGAGTAA
- the LOC106306697 gene encoding uncharacterized protein LOC106306697 isoform X2 produces the protein MDLVLCRGRASFHGSTVVYALIMTKETQDFRLLIQDSSDNSNAMDILTNSSLTRVLVLYVENCIVVSKSLGKIGWCHRVSREAVRPPLLYTYGRRKKGKDQRESSAERDVSTAVT, from the exons ATGGATCTAGTCTTGTGCAGAGGACGAGCCAGCTTCCATGGCAGCACTGTTGTTTATGCTCTGATTATGACCAAGGAGACACAAGACTTCCGACTGCTTATCCAAGATTCTTCTGACAATAGCAACGCGATGGACATCCTTACCAACTCGAGCCTCACAAGAGTCCTCGTACTCTATGTAGAAAACTGCATCGTAGTCTCCAAGTCCCTGG GGAAAATCGGTTGGTGCCATCGTGTTAGTCGTGAGGCCGTGCGACCGCCTTTGCTTTACACGTACGGAAGAAGGAAGAAAGGAAAGGATCAGAGGGAATCAAGTGCAGAGCGTGACGTGTCTACAGCTGTTACATGA
- the LOC106306696 gene encoding 60S ribosome subunit biogenesis protein NIP7 homolog → MRPLDENETTVVFEKIFKFVGNNLKNIVENPSHEGPESDPGRYCFRLQKNRVYYASESLVKRATNISRKSLVSLGTCIGKYTHAGSFHLTIMSLNLLAANAKHKVWLKPTSEMSFLYGNHVLKGGLGRITDSIVPGDGVVVFSMSDVPLGFGIAAKSTQDCRKLDPNGIVVLHQADIGEYLRDEDEL, encoded by the coding sequence ATGAGGCCTTTAGACGAGAACGAGACGACCGTCGTCTTCGAGAAGATCTTCAAATTCGTGGGCAACAACCTCAAGAACATCGTCGAGAACCCCTCCCACGAAGGACCCGAATCAGATCCCGGCCGCTACTGCTTCCGCCTCCAGAAGAACAGAGTCTACTACGCGAGCGAGTCCCTCGTGAAGCGAGCCACGAACATCTCCCGCAAAAGCCTGGTCTCCCTCGGGACCTGCATCGGGAAGTACACCCACGCGGGGAGCTTCCACCTGACGATCATGTCGCTCAACCTCTTGGCGGCGAACGCGAAGCACAAGGTGTGGCTGAAACCCACCTCGGAGATGTCGTTTCTCTACGGGAACCACGTGTTGAAAGGAGGGTTGGGGAGGATTACTGATAGCATCGTCCCCGGAGATGGAGTTGTCGTGTTCTCCATGTCTGATGTTCCGTTGGGGTTTGGTATTGCGGCGAAGAGTACGCAGGACTGTCGGAAGTTGGATCCGAATGGTATCGTTGTGCTTCATCAGGCTGATATTGGAGAGTATTTGAGGGATGAAGACGAGCTTTGA
- the LOC106306698 gene encoding protein RALF-like 33 — MRGLSIIAILTVLCLFSAAHSQSVGFAADFMPFETECTGSIAECSTATAEFEMDSEISRRILATTRYISYGALRRNTVPCSRRGASYYNCRRGAQANPYSRGCSAITRCRR; from the coding sequence ATGAGAGGACTCTCGATCATCGCGATTCTCACCGTCCTCTGCCTATTCTCCGCCGCACACTCCCAGTCCGTCGGTTTCGCCGCCGATTTCATGCCGTTCGAGACAGAGTGCACTGGTTCCATCGCCGAGTGCTCGACGGCGACGGCGGAGTTCGAGATGGACTCTGAGATAAGCAGGCGCATCTTAGCGACGACAAGGTACATAAGCTACGGTGCGCTGAGGAGAAACACAGTTCCATGCTCGCGCCGCGGCGCTTCTTACTACAATTGTCGACGTGGAGCTCAGGCCAACCCTTACTCTCGTGGATGTAGCGCCATCACTCGTTGCAGGCGATGA
- the LOC106303845 gene encoding heat shock factor-binding protein 1-like isoform X1 — protein MVHTDGHDSEDTKQSTADMTAFVQNLLQQMQSRFQTMSDSIITKIDDMGGRINELEQSINDLRAEMGVEGTPPPASKSGDEPKTPAS, from the exons ATGGTACACACG GATGGGCATGATTCTGAGGATACTAAGCAGAGCACTGCTGATATGACTGCTTTT GTCCAAAATCTCCTGCAGCAGATG CAAAGCAGGTTTCAGACAATGTCCGACTCCATCATCACAAAGA TCGATGACATGGGAGGCAGAATCAATGAGCTGGAGCAAAGCATCAATGATCTAAGAGCCGAGATGGGAGTTGAAGGCACTCCACCTCCTGCCTCCAAATCAGGCGATGAACCCAAAACACCGGCTAGTTAG
- the LOC106303845 gene encoding heat shock factor-binding protein 1-like isoform X2, whose protein sequence is MDGHDSEDTKQSTADMTAFVQNLLQQMQSRFQTMSDSIITKIDDMGGRINELEQSINDLRAEMGVEGTPPPASKSGDEPKTPAS, encoded by the exons ATG GATGGGCATGATTCTGAGGATACTAAGCAGAGCACTGCTGATATGACTGCTTTT GTCCAAAATCTCCTGCAGCAGATG CAAAGCAGGTTTCAGACAATGTCCGACTCCATCATCACAAAGA TCGATGACATGGGAGGCAGAATCAATGAGCTGGAGCAAAGCATCAATGATCTAAGAGCCGAGATGGGAGTTGAAGGCACTCCACCTCCTGCCTCCAAATCAGGCGATGAACCCAAAACACCGGCTAGTTAG
- the LOC106301674 gene encoding uncharacterized protein LOC106301674, which translates to MAALRCAVFTSPSTILPSYSSTGKRVSFKVIRCSSPVSIPLSSSKRKNYLRRKILRTLGPPKPQEIETPRKIPPNDDVFTKKDDDDVEELSSVVASNEVNGVLSKLSPKLVAKYGLCLVGVFAFQTVCAVLFLGNSTEKEKTQESSSLSLNLNGENEGRGSSVVSLEDIEMNEKIAEIRMMAREARRSEEKSGGGGGGDREEDGSLNPGGGIEIEREIEARLSNIERRLNSQRKGLAGLRVEPLDESRNDEKSLMFEKKYKFKGEKPPKGNVKGFGGSNEQNGNVSDSRDGLKNAEEEPKAAGPSDSKMISGAAQGSEQRRPSNQVMKSSNSESRKPNTEAGSGFGRSGQHGEVRKGNTMRRVKEKQNKTWWLKLPYVLRILMRSSIDQEVSEGYFTMRTEPMEQNKDQVSHMIAFEDQTDATNFSYLLESVFEDLDDFSANVVPISTKDLYNEVSSGGKNVIVVKKRQLKLYAGQPFEDVERALHTLIQEQ; encoded by the exons ATGGCTGCTCTCCGATGCGCCGTCTTCACATCTCCGTCGACTATTCTTCCGTCGTACTCCTCCACCGGTAAAAGAGTCTCCTTTAAAGTTATCCGCTGTTCTTCTCCGGTCTCAATTCCACTCTCGTCGTCAAAAAGGAAAAACTACCTGCGACGCAAAATCCTCAGAACCCTAGGTCCTCCCAAGCCCCAGGAGATCGAAACGCCGCGAAAAATTCCTCCAAACGACGACGTTTTCACCAAGAAGGACGATGATGATGTAGAGGAGCTTAGCTCGGTTGTTGCTTCGAACGAGGTGAATGGTGTGTTAAGTAAGCTCTCTCCGAAGCTAGTAGCCAAGTACGGGTTGTGTTTGGTCGGAGTGTTCGCTTTTCAGACAGTTTGTGCTGTTTTGTTTCTGGGAAACTCTACGGAGAAGGAGAAAACGCAGGAAAGTTCAAGTCTTTCGTTGAATCTAAACGGGGAAAATGAGGGAAGAGGTAGTAGTGTGGTTTCGCTAGAGGATATTGAGATGAATGAGAAGATTGCGGAGATTAGAATGATGGCAAGGGAAGCACGTAGAAGCGAGGAAAAGAGTGGTGGTGGTGGTGGTGGTGATAGAGAAGAGGATGGATCGTTGAATCCTGGTGGAGGTATTGAGATTGAGAGGGAGATAGAAGCAAGGCTGTCTAACATTGAGAGACGGTTGAATTCGCAGAGGAAAGGGTTGGCAGGGTTACGTGTAGAGCCGTTGGATGAGTCTAGGAATGATGAGAAGAGTTTGATGTTTGAGAAGAAGTACAAGTTTAAAGGCGAGAAGCCCCCTAAGGGTAACGTCAAAGGCTTTGGTGGAAGTAATGAGCAAAATGGCAATGTTAGTGACTCACGAGATGGTTTGAAGAATGCTGAAGAAGAGCCCAAAGCGGCAGGGCCTTCGGATTCTAAGATGATCTCTG GTGCTGCTCAGGGGTCTGAGCAAAGGCGACCATCAAACCAAGTTATGAAGTCAAGCAACTCCGAAAGCCGAAAACCAAATACGGAAGCTGGTTCTGGATTTGGTAGGAGTGGCCAACATGGAGAAGTCAGGAAAGGAAACACGATGAGAAGAGTTAAGGAGAAACAGAATAAAACGTGGTGGCTTAAGCTTCCCTATGTGCTG AGAATTCTTATGCGGAGTAGTATTGACCAAGAAGTATCTGAGGGATACTTTACTATGAGGACCGAGCCTATGGAACAAAACAAGGACCAGGTTTCACACATGATTGCATTCGAGGATCAAACTGATGCAACAAACTTCTCTTATCTGCTGGAGTCAGTTTTTGAAGACTTGGATGATTTCAGCGCCAATGTAGTTCCCATATCAACCAAG GATCTTTATAACGAAGTAAGTTCTGGTGGCAAGAATGTGATTGTTGTGAAGAAGCGGCAGCTAAAGCTGTATGCTGGACAACCATTTGAAGATGTTGAAAGAGCCCTCCATACTCTGATCCAAGAACAATGA
- the LOC106306432 gene encoding uncharacterized protein LOC106306432 isoform X1 → MDQEYRSPRSSVHHQHQHQMRTTVPPPPSPHPSPPVPSHAESDQSTSELRALDCNLTSLCDHIQSEGFGSGSFSDVVVKAMGSTYHLHRLILSRSSYFRTMLQGPWKEASSPVVNLLVDDKNVNGDAISVALAYLYGHHPKLDDDNAFRVLAAASFLDLQGLCAICTDFIISELRTSNFLAYQVFAESQDYGIHGERVKNACWGYLCQSGAVELREMLPKLSAQTLCALLTSDELWVPSEEKRFELALYAFIANGAPSNSEHSSQHSCFERGTSFPTDSVVSSKGKNVVDEFSFRSLDRKLGRLDLEDDLRDASDDLSVPLAEGVTDFQKGVFGSNLVFQQSANSQTSFVDKTEGSGVTTKGPSEEAYHLSNDSWLSGADSRHCPVSGVANDWRNGGVSALTWGGRVVGKKQVTCCLKGKWGLTEEEYNAFVNTFEGGSLLYCNMSFEVLLNARKQLEELGFPCKAVNDGLWLQMLLSQRVQEVAANTCKKCCLISIACACKQGFGLSHGAPFNNYYCQDNVQNNMMGGIETMYVTESSQAEENGIFKPVRISVRGQHIDGLAGIGCEATFVPPPAWPPTPFVYSRVPINRNGQPPLASDGSEGRIGQSEENLKDGLTALVGLSQGTSGVGNYTRGDQNEGGHSSGSTVGMSEPKEHLVGIERENASCTISLDTRTPLCHFPPFRFGVEFDDVHRLANGHVEHSPEFFYAGSLWKISIQAFNDEDPQGRRTIGLFLHRRKAEIVDSLRKVHVYIDPRDKVTARYQLVCPSKREVMLFGDFKQRGTLLPKAPKGWGWRTALPFDELSELLQNGALRVAAVVQLV, encoded by the exons ATGGACCAAGAGTATCGCAGCCCTAGATCGTCGGTGCACCACCAGCATCAACATCAAATGAGGACGACGGTTCCTCCACCGCCGTCTCCTCATCCTTCGCCTCCGGTTCCTTCACATGCGGAAAGTGATCAGAGCACATCGGAGCTTCGTGCTCTCGATTGCAACCTCACTTCCTTGTGCGATCATATTCAATCCGAAGGTTTCGGCTCCGGCTCATTCTCCGATGTTGTTGTCAAGGCCATGGGGTCCACCTACCATCTCCACCGACTCATTCTCTCTCGCAGCTCCTACTTCAG GACGATGCTCCAAGGACCGTGGAAAGAAGCAAGCTCTCCGGTTGTGAACTTACTTGTGGATGATAAAAATGTTAACGGAGATGCAATCTCTGTTGCTTTGGCTTATCTCTATGGGCATCATCCCAAGCTTGATGATGATAATGCCTTCCGCGTTTTAGCTGCAGCTTCGTTTCTCGACCTTCAG GGTTTGTGTGCAATATGCACTGATTTTATTATTTCAGAGCTGAGGACTTCAAACTTCTTGGCGTATCAG GTGTTTGCAGAGAGCCAAGACTATGGTATACATGGAGAACGTGTGAAGAATGCGTGTTGGGGTTATCTCTGTCAAAGTGGTGCTGTGGAACTTAGAGAG ATGCTGCCAAAACTCTCTGCACAGACTCTATGTGCATTGCTGACATCTGATGAACTATGGGTCCCTAGTGAAGAAAAACG GTTTGAACTGGCTTTGTACGCCTTCATCGCGAATGGTGCTCCTTCCAACTCTGAACATTCCAGTCAGCATTCGTGTTTTGAGAGAGGGACAAGCTTTCCTACAGATTCTGTTGTGTCGTCGAAGGGGAAAAATGTTGTGGATGAATTCTCTTTTAGGAGTTTGGACCGTAAGCTAGGTCGTTTGGATTTGGAAGATGACCTAAGGGATGCTAGTGATGATTTGAGTGTTCCACTCGCAGAAGGTGTAACTGATTTCCAAAAAGGAGTTTTTGGTTCGAACCTCGTGTTTCAACAATCTGCAAACTCACAGACAAGTTTTGTTGATAAGACAGAAGGTAGTGGGGTGACAACTAAAGGACCTTCTGAAGAAGCATATCATTTGAGTAATGATAGTTGGTTATCTGGCGCAGATTCTAGACATTGCCCTGTCTCGGGTGTAGCCAATGACTGGAGAAACGGTGGTGTTTCTGCTCTTACCTGGGGTGGACGGGTTGTGGGGAAGAAGCAGGTTACATGCTGTCTTAAAGGAAAATGGGGATTAACTGAGGAAGAATACAATGCATTTGTGAATACTTTTGAAGGTGGTTCACTTCTGTATTGCAATATGTCTTTTGAAGTGCTTCTGAATGCAAGAAAACAACTTGAAGAGTTGGGTTTTCCTTGTAAAGCTGTGAACGATGGCCTTTGGTTGCAG ATGCTTCTCAGTCAGAGGGTGCAGGAAGTTGCTGCCAACACTTGCAAAAAATGTTGCCTCATCAGTATTGCATGCGCATGTAAACAGGGATTTGGGCTTTCGCATGGTGCACCCTTCAACAATTATTATTGCCAAGACAATGTTCAGAACAATATGATGGGAGGCATTGAAACCATGTATGTGACGGAGTCTTCTCAAGCTGAAGAAAATGGCATCTTTAAGCCTGTCAGGATCAGTGTTAGAGGACAGCATATTGATGGACTTGCCGGCATTGGATGCGAAGCCACATTTGTACCACCACCTGCTTGGCCTCCTACACCTTTTGTGTACTCTCGGGTCCCCATTAACAGAAATGGCCAGCCACCTCTAGCCAGTGATGGCTCTGAAGGTAGAATCGGTCAAAGTGAAGAAAATTTAAAAGATGGCTTGACAGCTCTAGTTGGGCTGAGCCAAGGGACGAGCGGTGTTGGTAATTATACTCGTGGAGATCAAAACGAGGGAGGGCACAGCAGTGGATCGACTGTTGGAATGTCAGAACCAAAGGAACATTTAGTAGGGATTGAGCGGGAGAACGCGAGTTGTACCATATCACTTGATACAAGGACACCTTTGTGTCACTTTCCTCCATTTCGTTTCGG AGTTGAATTTGACGATGTCCATAGACTAGCTAATGGTCATGTGGAGCATTCTCCTGAATTCTTCTATGCTGGTTCTCTGTGGAAG ATTAGCATTCAGGCGTTTAATGATGAAGACCCTCAAGGACGCCGAACTATTG GTTTGTTTCTTCACCGTCGTAAAGCAGAGATAGTGGACTCACTAAGGAAG GTCCACGTCTACATAGATCCTCGTGACAAAGTGACTGCACGTTACCAG CTGGTCTGCCCGTCGAAAAGAGAAGTGATGTTGTTCGGGGATTTCAAGCAGAGAGGAACTTTGTTGCCCAAAGCTCCCAAAGGTTGGGGATGGCGTACTGCACTGCCCTTCGATGAGCTCTCTGAACTTCTCCAAAATGGGGCTCTAAGAGTCGCAGCTGTGGTTCAGCTCGTCTGA
- the LOC106306432 gene encoding uncharacterized protein LOC106306432 isoform X2 yields the protein MDQEYRSPRSSVHHQHQHQMRTTVPPPPSPHPSPPVPSHAESDQSTSELRALDCNLTSLCDHIQSEGFGSGSFSDVVVKAMGSTYHLHRLILSRSSYFRTMLQGPWKEASSPVVNLLVDDKNVNGDAISVALAYLYGHHPKLDDDNAFRVLAAASFLDLQGLCAICTDFIISELRTSNFLAYQVFAESQDYGIHGERVKNACWGYLCQSGAVELREMLPKLSAQTLCALLTSDELWVPSEEKRFELALYAFIANGAPSNSEHSSQHSCFERGTSFPTDSVVSSKGKNVVDEFSFRSLDRKLGRLDLEDDLRDASDDLSVPLAEGVTDFQKGVFGSNLVFQQSANSQTSFVDKTEDSRHCPVSGVANDWRNGGVSALTWGGRVVGKKQVTCCLKGKWGLTEEEYNAFVNTFEGGSLLYCNMSFEVLLNARKQLEELGFPCKAVNDGLWLQMLLSQRVQEVAANTCKKCCLISIACACKQGFGLSHGAPFNNYYCQDNVQNNMMGGIETMYVTESSQAEENGIFKPVRISVRGQHIDGLAGIGCEATFVPPPAWPPTPFVYSRVPINRNGQPPLASDGSEGRIGQSEENLKDGLTALVGLSQGTSGVGNYTRGDQNEGGHSSGSTVGMSEPKEHLVGIERENASCTISLDTRTPLCHFPPFRFGVEFDDVHRLANGHVEHSPEFFYAGSLWKISIQAFNDEDPQGRRTIGLFLHRRKAEIVDSLRKVHVYIDPRDKVTARYQLVCPSKREVMLFGDFKQRGTLLPKAPKGWGWRTALPFDELSELLQNGALRVAAVVQLV from the exons ATGGACCAAGAGTATCGCAGCCCTAGATCGTCGGTGCACCACCAGCATCAACATCAAATGAGGACGACGGTTCCTCCACCGCCGTCTCCTCATCCTTCGCCTCCGGTTCCTTCACATGCGGAAAGTGATCAGAGCACATCGGAGCTTCGTGCTCTCGATTGCAACCTCACTTCCTTGTGCGATCATATTCAATCCGAAGGTTTCGGCTCCGGCTCATTCTCCGATGTTGTTGTCAAGGCCATGGGGTCCACCTACCATCTCCACCGACTCATTCTCTCTCGCAGCTCCTACTTCAG GACGATGCTCCAAGGACCGTGGAAAGAAGCAAGCTCTCCGGTTGTGAACTTACTTGTGGATGATAAAAATGTTAACGGAGATGCAATCTCTGTTGCTTTGGCTTATCTCTATGGGCATCATCCCAAGCTTGATGATGATAATGCCTTCCGCGTTTTAGCTGCAGCTTCGTTTCTCGACCTTCAG GGTTTGTGTGCAATATGCACTGATTTTATTATTTCAGAGCTGAGGACTTCAAACTTCTTGGCGTATCAG GTGTTTGCAGAGAGCCAAGACTATGGTATACATGGAGAACGTGTGAAGAATGCGTGTTGGGGTTATCTCTGTCAAAGTGGTGCTGTGGAACTTAGAGAG ATGCTGCCAAAACTCTCTGCACAGACTCTATGTGCATTGCTGACATCTGATGAACTATGGGTCCCTAGTGAAGAAAAACG GTTTGAACTGGCTTTGTACGCCTTCATCGCGAATGGTGCTCCTTCCAACTCTGAACATTCCAGTCAGCATTCGTGTTTTGAGAGAGGGACAAGCTTTCCTACAGATTCTGTTGTGTCGTCGAAGGGGAAAAATGTTGTGGATGAATTCTCTTTTAGGAGTTTGGACCGTAAGCTAGGTCGTTTGGATTTGGAAGATGACCTAAGGGATGCTAGTGATGATTTGAGTGTTCCACTCGCAGAAGGTGTAACTGATTTCCAAAAAGGAGTTTTTGGTTCGAACCTCGTGTTTCAACAATCTGCAAACTCACAGACAAGTTTTGTTGATAAGACAGAAG ATTCTAGACATTGCCCTGTCTCGGGTGTAGCCAATGACTGGAGAAACGGTGGTGTTTCTGCTCTTACCTGGGGTGGACGGGTTGTGGGGAAGAAGCAGGTTACATGCTGTCTTAAAGGAAAATGGGGATTAACTGAGGAAGAATACAATGCATTTGTGAATACTTTTGAAGGTGGTTCACTTCTGTATTGCAATATGTCTTTTGAAGTGCTTCTGAATGCAAGAAAACAACTTGAAGAGTTGGGTTTTCCTTGTAAAGCTGTGAACGATGGCCTTTGGTTGCAG ATGCTTCTCAGTCAGAGGGTGCAGGAAGTTGCTGCCAACACTTGCAAAAAATGTTGCCTCATCAGTATTGCATGCGCATGTAAACAGGGATTTGGGCTTTCGCATGGTGCACCCTTCAACAATTATTATTGCCAAGACAATGTTCAGAACAATATGATGGGAGGCATTGAAACCATGTATGTGACGGAGTCTTCTCAAGCTGAAGAAAATGGCATCTTTAAGCCTGTCAGGATCAGTGTTAGAGGACAGCATATTGATGGACTTGCCGGCATTGGATGCGAAGCCACATTTGTACCACCACCTGCTTGGCCTCCTACACCTTTTGTGTACTCTCGGGTCCCCATTAACAGAAATGGCCAGCCACCTCTAGCCAGTGATGGCTCTGAAGGTAGAATCGGTCAAAGTGAAGAAAATTTAAAAGATGGCTTGACAGCTCTAGTTGGGCTGAGCCAAGGGACGAGCGGTGTTGGTAATTATACTCGTGGAGATCAAAACGAGGGAGGGCACAGCAGTGGATCGACTGTTGGAATGTCAGAACCAAAGGAACATTTAGTAGGGATTGAGCGGGAGAACGCGAGTTGTACCATATCACTTGATACAAGGACACCTTTGTGTCACTTTCCTCCATTTCGTTTCGG AGTTGAATTTGACGATGTCCATAGACTAGCTAATGGTCATGTGGAGCATTCTCCTGAATTCTTCTATGCTGGTTCTCTGTGGAAG ATTAGCATTCAGGCGTTTAATGATGAAGACCCTCAAGGACGCCGAACTATTG GTTTGTTTCTTCACCGTCGTAAAGCAGAGATAGTGGACTCACTAAGGAAG GTCCACGTCTACATAGATCCTCGTGACAAAGTGACTGCACGTTACCAG CTGGTCTGCCCGTCGAAAAGAGAAGTGATGTTGTTCGGGGATTTCAAGCAGAGAGGAACTTTGTTGCCCAAAGCTCCCAAAGGTTGGGGATGGCGTACTGCACTGCCCTTCGATGAGCTCTCTGAACTTCTCCAAAATGGGGCTCTAAGAGTCGCAGCTGTGGTTCAGCTCGTCTGA